The DNA segment CCGGCGGCCAAGAAAGACGCGCACAGCGCGCAGTTCGAAGTGCCGGTGCCCGCCGCGGGCGAAACCAGGCTGACCTACACCGTGCGCTACCGCTGGCCCCAGGACGTCAAACCATGAATTGCGTAGAAACCCAGACCCACGGCGACATCGTCGAAATCAAGCTGGCGCGCGCGCCGGTCAACGCGCTCAACCCGGCGCTGTGCAACGCCGCGCGCGAGGCGGTCGAGCACGCC comes from the Salifodinibacter halophilus genome and includes:
- a CDS encoding enoyl-CoA hydratase/isomerase family protein, with protein sequence MNCVETQTHGDIVEIKLARAPVNALNPALCNAAREAVEHA